The nucleotide sequence TCGGGGGATGCGCCCTCTTCCGGGGGCGAGGAATAGCTCCGGACTGGGCGCAAAAGGCTTCTGAATGCTCTTCTTTCAGGATTCGCGTGTCGTCCATGAGTTTTATGTACGGTAATGACCGACCACGATGGGGAGAACGGGGGAGATCAGAATGGCACTTGCTGAGGAAATGGTCGTTCAAGGACGTGTATTGGTGGGTAAGGTTGCGCTGGTCACCGGGGCCTCTCGGGGGATTGGCGCGGCCATCGCCCGGGAGTTAGCCAGGCTCGGGGCGACCACAGTTCTCAACTATTGCCGAAGCGCAGAACAGGCTGAGGCTTTGGTGCGACAACTCAGCGCGCACAATGATCGGGTTGCCGCCGTGAGGGCCGATGTTTCCCAACCGGAGGAGATCGATCGGTTGTGGAAGGAAGTTTCCGACGGATTTGGACCGATCGATATCCTCGTCAACAACGCTGGGATCACCCGAGACTCTCGGTTCCTCAACATGTCTGCAGCCCAGTGGGAAGATGTGATGCACACCAATCTGGACAGCATGTTCCACCTCACACAACGGGTTCTCCCCTCGATGATCGAGAACGGGTTCGGTCGTATTATCAACGTTTCTTCCATCATTGCCCAAACAGGCGGGTTCGGTCAAGTGAATTACTCCGCGGCAAAGGCCGGCATCATCGGATTCACCAAGTCCCTCGCCCTGGAGACGGCCAAATATAACATCACCGTCAACGCCGTGTGCCCGGGATTTATCTGGACGGATATGGTGGCGGCGGTCCCTGAAAAAGTTCAGGACAAAATCAAAGCGAGGATTCCTATGGGCCGGTTCGGTCTTCCAGAAGAAGTGGCAAAAGTTGTCCGGTTCCTGGTGGTGGACGGAGATTACATCACCGGACAATGCCTGAATGTGAACGGTGGCATGTACATGTAACATTCGGAGAAACTCGCCAATTGCGAAAGGGGAGCGATGATGGCGGCAGAGAGTTGGCAGACCATGTGGAATGCGATGTTTCTTCAACAGGATGCCCTGGCCAGAATGGGTTCCCGGTGGCTGGAACAAGCGCCGACC is from Kyrpidia tusciae DSM 2912 and encodes:
- the fabG gene encoding 3-oxoacyl-[acyl-carrier-protein] reductase, translated to MALAEEMVVQGRVLVGKVALVTGASRGIGAAIARELARLGATTVLNYCRSAEQAEALVRQLSAHNDRVAAVRADVSQPEEIDRLWKEVSDGFGPIDILVNNAGITRDSRFLNMSAAQWEDVMHTNLDSMFHLTQRVLPSMIENGFGRIINVSSIIAQTGGFGQVNYSAAKAGIIGFTKSLALETAKYNITVNAVCPGFIWTDMVAAVPEKVQDKIKARIPMGRFGLPEEVAKVVRFLVVDGDYITGQCLNVNGGMYM